The Salvia miltiorrhiza cultivar Shanhuang (shh) chromosome 1, IMPLAD_Smil_shh, whole genome shotgun sequence genome has a window encoding:
- the LOC131006359 gene encoding uncharacterized protein LOC131006359, translating into MESQSATIKHLETTVGQLSGTLNQMQQQQQPGKLHGQGLQPHQAQAVTVLRSGKVVNNKVEAPVEEPPKEARMEEQVKEPLQPREEEKEPEVKLHKAAKPYKPPVPYPSRLKNETLDQQFTDFYNMLAKVNVNLPLLDVIRNVPAYLKFFKELASKKRRFEDNEKILVSEVANSIMQQPLSTKQRDPGSFVINIALGNGKEASGMLDLGVGINLMPYSIFKQLELGNLKPTRMCLQLADRSVRYPHGVVEDILVRVGGLIVPVDFVVLEIGEVHENGKEHTLLLGRPFMATTNTLIDVKNGTIKMTVLGESVSFSVHHNRAMPSSSLTNECSYIDAIDGLAEMFFVQEQEVIEVFAGSADMEEFAREDEKRERARRAKSPLMRPW; encoded by the coding sequence ATGGAATCCCAGTCGGCTACAATCAAGCATCTCGAGACAACCGTTGGGCAGCTCTCCGGGACATTGAACCAGATgcaacagcagcaacaaccAGGGAAGCTCCATGGACAAGGATTGCAGCCCCACCAAGCTCAAGCTGTCACTGTTTTACGCAGTGGGAAGGTGGTGAACAACAAAGTGGAAGCCCCCGTGGAAGAACCACCCAAGGAAGCCCGCATGGAAGAGCAAGTAAAGGAGCCGCTGCAGCCAAGAGAGGAGGAGAAGGAGCCCGAAGTGAAGCTCCACAAGGCTGCCAAGCCATATAAGCCACCGGTCCCCTACCCAAGCCGGTTGAAGAATGAAACGCTGGACCAGCAGTTCACCGatttctacaacatgttggcaaaGGTGAACGTGAACTTGCCGCTGCTAGACGTGATCAGGAATGTCCCAGCTTACTTGAAGTTCTTCAAAGAGTTGGCCTCCAAGAAGAGGAGGTTCGAGGACAACGAGAAGATTTTGGTGTCCGAGGTTGCAAACTCCATAATGCAACAGCCCTTATCGACCAAGCAACGAGACCCAGGTAGCTTTGtcattaatattgctttgggaaacgGTAAGGAGGCTTCGGGGATGTTAGACTTGGGGGTTGGAATCAACttaatgccttactctattttcaaGCAATTAGAGTTAGGAAATTTGAAACCCACTCGTATGTGCTTGCAATTAGCCGATAGGTCGGTGAGGTATCCTCATGGGGTAGTTGAAGATATCCTTGTTAGAGTGGGTGGGTTGATCGTGCCTGTTGATTTTGTTGTTTTGGAAATAGGAGAGGTACACGAAAATGGCAAAGAACATACCCTTTTGCTAGGAAGACCATTCATGGCAACTACTAACACACTGATAGACGTTAAAAATGGCACCATTAAAATGACTGTGTTAGGAgagtcagtgtctttctctGTGCATCATAATCGAGCCATGCCATCTTCCTCACTCACTAATGAATGTTCTTACATTGATGCTATTGATGGCTTGGCCGAGATGTTCTTTGTGCAGGAGCAAGAAGTTATTGAGGTTTTTGCAGGGTCCGCGGACATGGAAGAGTTTGCCCGTGAAGACGAAAAAAGAGAGCGGGCCCGTAGAGCTAAGTCCCCATTGATGAGGCCGTGGTGA